The Terriglobia bacterium sequence TCGAGGCCGCCGTCGTTCGCGTTGTCGGCGCCGCCGACCACGACGGCGTTCTTGGCGGACGCGGGATCGGAGACCGTCCCGGGATCCGGGATCGAGTTGCGGTCCGTGTCCTTCGAATCGTCCCCCGCCGCGATGAACACCATCGCGTCGTTGTGGTCGAACAGGAAGGAGTCGACCTTGGAGGCGAAGGTTCCGTAGACCGGGTTGGCCGACGTGCCCCACGCGAGGACGAAGGTCCGCGGGTCGCTGGCCGTGGCGGCGAAGAAGCCGTACGCGTCGCAGAGGCTTCCCGCCGTAGCCGGAACCGGATTGGCGCAGGCCTGTCCCGGTGTGTAGAGATTACCCGGTGTGAGATCGCCGACCGTGGTGGTGGCGTTCACCGCCCCGCACGCCGTGAAACTGCTCGTCACCTGGCCGTCGTACGCGATGAGCCGCGCCTTCGGGGCGACGCCGTCCAGTTTCCAGCGCCTTCCGGTGTTCGGGTCGGGAGCGTACCAGGTGCCGCCGTAGCCGGACGCGGTGGCGGTCCCGTTGCCGAGCGCCGTGGCGGCCACCATCTGGCCGTGAGTCGTGCCACCCTGCGGTGGCGCGTCGCAACCGAGCAGGTCGCCCGAGCCGCCGAAGGCGGTGGTCGCCACGTACCCGCTCACCTTGCGGTGCGCGAGTCCGGGAGTGCCCGACGACGTGAACGTGTCCGAAAGATCGCCGGCATCGAGCTGGATGCCGTTGTCGAGCTCCATCATGACCTGCGCGGTGGCGAGGCCGTTGCCGCCGCCGTTGATCCCCGCGTCGTGGTAGGGGATCGCGCCCAGGTTCCAGTGGCCGGTCTGCATCGTGGTGGTGGTTTCCTCACCCCACAGCCAGACCGGGACCGACTCGAAGACCATCTTCACGGGCTCGAGGCTCGCGACGTCCGCCAGCTTGTCCCGGTTGACGTCGGCCTTGATCTCGTCCGTCCAGACCGCGGTGACGTTGCCGCCGAGGGCCGCGATTTCGCGGGCGACCGCGCTCGCGTCTTCCCCGGGGAACAGCTGGATGTCGAGGGAGTAGACGCTCGAAAGGGCCTTCACCGGATCGGCGAGCGGGACCCTGCCGATGTACGGCGAGAGCCTGAACGCCGGGTGGTAGGGCTCGACGAGTTGCACGCCCGGTTGACCCTGAAGCACGCCGTACGTCGCAGCCGTGAGGCGCACCAGGAAGGCTCCACCGCTCAGGCTCTCGACCACCGCACCGCCGCCGGAGACGATGCCGTCCCTGAGTCGGTCGAACGATCCGTCGCCCAACGTCGCCGGGTCGACCTGCAGAAGGAAGTACTGCGATGACTGCCTGTCGAGCTTGACGGTCGTCCGCAGCTCCTGCGGGATGCTCGGAATCCCGACGCTCGCGTCGAACGAGCCGACGGCGAGCCGGAGAACGCCTTTGGCCGGCGTCTGCGGGTTTTCCACCGCCCCGTAGAAGGGACCGGTGGCGTAGGGCCACTGATAGTTCGCCCGGGGGTACAGCGTCGGGAGCTTGATCCTGTCCGGGTCACCCGTGGCCGAGGCGAATCCCTGGGCACCTCCCGCGGGTTTTTCGGTACCCGCGGCGGCCAGGGCCCCCGTCATGGGCAGCAGGACCAGGCTCGCGACGGCTGCGGCCAGCACCAGGCCCTTCCAGCCAGCGAGAAAACGACTGTGCATACCCTCACCCTCCTCCTGCGTCGTGGTGAAAGAGACACAACGGTTCGTGAAAGGGAGACTCCATTCTAAAAGGACAGCACGGTACACGGTTCCCCCCCTTGGGGCAGGGTTCATGTACGGTGATCGTCCGGCCTTGTCAAGGCGCAACTCCCGACGACCTGCGGTCCCCAGGACCGCAGGCGACATCTGGCAAAGTGCTAGGATGGAGAGGGGTTGGCCGGTCGGAAGGCTTACCAGCCACAGGGCTGGGTTTCGGGCACGGGCAAAATTTGGACCCTACATTAATTGCCAAAAAGCAAAAAGCTCTCGACGAGCTTCGAGGAGCCGGGAGCGTGCTCGTGGCATTCTCGGGCGGGGTGGACTCGGCGGTCCTCCTCGCACTGGCGGTCGAGGCACTCGGGAGGGACCGGGTACTTGCTGTGACCGGGCGTTCGGCTTCCCTGCCCCCGCAGGATCGCTCCGACGCCGGGGAGATCGCCGAATCGCTCAGGGTCTCCCACCAAGAGGTCGATCCGGGGGAAATGGACCGGCCCGAGTACAGGGCCAACGCCGGCGATCGCTGCTATCACTGCCGCGCTGCCCTTTTTGACGCACTCGACCGAATCGCGGCGGACCGCGGGCTCGGGGCGGTAGCCTTTGGCGCCATCGCCGACGATCAGGGGGATTTCCGTCCGGGAATGCGCGCCGCCGCGGAGCACCGCGTGCTCGCCCCGCTGCTCGAAGCGGGGCTGACGAAGGAGGACGTCCGAGCGCTGGCCGCCGGCGCGGGGCTGAGGATCAAGGACAAGCCCGCGAGTGCCTGCCTGTCGTCGCGAATCCCCGTCGGCATCGAGGTCACGACGGAGCGTTTGGGTCAGATCGCCCGAGCCGAGACGGCCCTCCAGGACCTCGGCTTCGGCCAGGTCCGGGTCCGTTACCACGGCGAAGTCGCACGGCTCGAGCTCGACCCCCTCGGGGACCGGCGCATCGCCGATCCGGAGGTCCGCCGCCGTGTCGTCGACGTGGTCAAGGCCGCCGGTTTCCGGTTCGTGGCGCTCGACCTCG is a genomic window containing:
- the larE gene encoding ATP-dependent sacrificial sulfur transferase LarE, whose protein sequence is MAKKQKALDELRGAGSVLVAFSGGVDSAVLLALAVEALGRDRVLAVTGRSASLPPQDRSDAGEIAESLRVSHQEVDPGEMDRPEYRANAGDRCYHCRAALFDALDRIAADRGLGAVAFGAIADDQGDFRPGMRAAAEHRVLAPLLEAGLTKEDVRALAAGAGLRIKDKPASACLSSRIPVGIEVTTERLGQIARAETALQDLGFGQVRVRYHGEVARLELDPLGDRRIADPEVRRRVVDVVKAAGFRFVALDLEGYRTGSLNPKGRLR
- a CDS encoding S8 family serine peptidase, producing the protein MHSRFLAGWKGLVLAAAVASLVLLPMTGALAAAGTEKPAGGAQGFASATGDPDRIKLPTLYPRANYQWPYATGPFYGAVENPQTPAKGVLRLAVGSFDASVGIPSIPQELRTTVKLDRQSSQYFLLQVDPATLGDGSFDRLRDGIVSGGGAVVESLSGGAFLVRLTAATYGVLQGQPGVQLVEPYHPAFRLSPYIGRVPLADPVKALSSVYSLDIQLFPGEDASAVAREIAALGGNVTAVWTDEIKADVNRDKLADVASLEPVKMVFESVPVWLWGEETTTTMQTGHWNLGAIPYHDAGINGGGNGLATAQVMMELDNGIQLDAGDLSDTFTSSGTPGLAHRKVSGYVATTAFGGSGDLLGCDAPPQGGTTHGQMVAATALGNGTATASGYGGTWYAPDPNTGRRWKLDGVAPKARLIAYDGQVTSSFTACGAVNATTTVGDLTPGNLYTPGQACANPVPATAGSLCDAYGFFAATASDPRTFVLAWGTSANPVYGTFASKVDSFLFDHNDAMVFIAAGDDSKDTDRNSIPDPGTVSDPASAKNAVVVGGADNANDGGL